One segment of uncultured Methanobrevibacter sp. DNA contains the following:
- the glmS gene encoding glutamine--fructose-6-phosphate transaminase (isomerizing), with product MCGIVGCILKEDEDVAPILFDCISKLEYRGYDSIGLATFDDNKIHIKKDKGKIEEVNRSLDLTDMPGHFGIAHVRWATHGDPSKLNAHPHIDGDGTVAVVHNGIIENYLEIKEKLTLEGHVFKSDTDTEVIPHLIQKFMDEKFDLEHAVRKTIEIIQGAYAIAAISSKEPEKIVATRKDSPLIVGLGDNGYYLASDSPAILKYAKDIIYPEKGEIVIVDKEGVVVHDEFDNVVNKEIETINWTPEMAEKEGYDHFMIKEINEQATAVKNTLTQQENIQQIIDDFDDIQRICFVACGTSYHASLTGKYLIESLAGIPTDVILASEFKYSANTLNDKTLVIFISQSGETADSLKALDVANQTSKTLGIVNVAGSAITRRADYVIQTQAGPEIGVAATKTYVAQLTSIYLFAALLSGNNELLEELAKVPEFIEEALEHENLVMELSKRYNYARDFFYLGRGYSYPTALEGALKLKEITYIHGEGYAAGELKHGPLALIDEGIPVVVVIPPGDNYRKTMSNMEEVKSRGANVLAIGAEDDQSLKSKADAVIPINSEVKEIIAPLVYIVPLQLIAYYITLEKGHDPDKPKNLAKCVTVE from the coding sequence ATGTGTGGAATTGTAGGTTGTATATTAAAAGAAGATGAGGATGTAGCTCCTATTCTTTTTGATTGTATTTCAAAACTGGAATACAGGGGATATGATTCAATAGGTCTTGCTACATTTGACGATAATAAGATACACATTAAAAAAGATAAAGGTAAAATTGAGGAAGTTAACAGAAGTCTGGATTTAACAGATATGCCTGGTCATTTCGGTATTGCTCATGTACGCTGGGCAACCCACGGGGATCCATCCAAATTAAATGCCCACCCTCATATAGATGGGGACGGCACTGTTGCTGTTGTTCACAATGGTATTATAGAAAATTACTTGGAGATTAAAGAAAAATTAACTCTTGAAGGTCATGTATTCAAATCAGACACTGACACTGAAGTTATTCCGCATCTTATTCAGAAATTTATGGATGAAAAATTTGACCTTGAACATGCTGTTAGAAAAACAATCGAAATTATTCAGGGAGCTTATGCAATTGCGGCAATCTCTTCTAAAGAACCTGAAAAAATTGTTGCAACACGTAAAGATTCTCCATTGATTGTCGGTTTGGGAGATAACGGATATTACTTGGCATCCGATTCTCCGGCCATTTTGAAATATGCAAAAGACATAATCTATCCGGAAAAGGGAGAAATAGTCATTGTTGATAAGGAAGGTGTCGTTGTACATGATGAATTTGACAATGTGGTCAACAAGGAAATAGAAACCATCAATTGGACACCTGAAATGGCTGAAAAGGAAGGCTATGATCATTTCATGATTAAAGAAATTAACGAACAGGCAACAGCCGTTAAAAATACTTTAACCCAACAGGAAAATATTCAGCAAATCATAGATGATTTTGATGACATCCAAAGAATCTGTTTTGTTGCTTGCGGTACATCTTATCATGCATCTCTGACCGGAAAATACCTTATTGAATCTCTTGCAGGAATTCCAACAGATGTTATTCTGGCTTCTGAATTCAAATATTCTGCCAATACATTGAATGACAAAACTCTGGTTATTTTCATATCACAGTCCGGTGAAACTGCTGATTCACTTAAGGCATTGGATGTTGCCAATCAGACTTCAAAAACATTGGGTATCGTTAATGTTGCAGGTTCTGCAATTACCAGAAGGGCAGATTATGTAATCCAGACTCAGGCAGGTCCTGAAATAGGTGTTGCTGCAACAAAAACATATGTTGCTCAGCTGACTTCAATATATTTATTTGCAGCATTATTGTCAGGCAATAATGAATTGCTAGAAGAGCTGGCTAAAGTACCGGAATTTATCGAAGAGGCACTGGAACATGAAAATCTGGTTATGGAACTTTCAAAAAGATACAACTATGCACGTGATTTCTTCTATTTGGGAAGGGGATATTCATACCCTACAGCTCTTGAAGGTGCTTTAAAACTTAAGGAAATTACTTATATTCATGGTGAAGGATATGCTGCCGGTGAACTGAAACACGGTCCTTTGGCTTTGATAGATGAGGGCATTCCTGTTGTCGTTGTTATTCCTCCTGGAGACAACTACAGAAAAACCATGAGTAATATGGAAGAAGTCAAATCTCGTGGCGCTAATGTTTTGGCGATTGGTGCTGAAGATGATCAGTCTCTTAAATCCAAAGCTGATGCGGTTATTCCAATAAACTCTGAAGTAAAAGAGATTATTGCACCATTGGTATATATTGTGCCGTTGCAGTTGATTGCATATTATATTACTCTTGAAAAGGGCCATGACCCTGACAAGCCTAAAAATCTGGCAAAATGTGTAACTGTTGAATAA
- the cobA gene encoding uroporphyrinogen-III C-methyltransferase — translation MVVYLIGAGPGDADLITLKAVKALNKADVVLYDYLANEEILAHAPEDAERIYVGKKAGEHYKTQDEINELIIGQAQKHENVVRLKGGDPFVFGRGGEEILALMEHDIKFEVIPGVTSAIGAPTSLGLPVTHRAVATSLTIVTGHEDPTKAESQVHWDYTADTLVILMGIGNIKENTAEIMKYRPAETPVCAVESGTLPNENVVFGTLGDIADKKINTPAILIIGDVVNLYQDIYDYQR, via the coding sequence ATGGTAGTTTACTTGATTGGTGCGGGTCCTGGTGATGCTGATTTAATAACTCTTAAAGCAGTTAAAGCTCTTAACAAAGCAGATGTTGTCTTATATGATTATTTGGCCAATGAAGAGATATTGGCCCATGCTCCTGAAGATGCCGAAAGGATATATGTCGGTAAAAAAGCGGGTGAGCATTACAAGACACAGGATGAAATCAATGAATTGATTATTGGTCAGGCTCAAAAGCATGAAAATGTTGTAAGGCTTAAAGGCGGAGACCCTTTTGTCTTTGGACGTGGCGGAGAAGAAATATTGGCTTTAATGGAACATGATATCAAATTTGAAGTTATTCCTGGTGTAACCTCAGCTATTGGAGCACCAACTTCCTTGGGACTACCCGTTACTCACAGAGCGGTTGCAACATCACTTACAATTGTTACCGGCCATGAAGATCCTACAAAAGCTGAAAGTCAGGTGCATTGGGATTACACAGCCGATACATTGGTTATTTTAATGGGAATAGGTAACATTAAAGAAAATACTGCTGAGATAATGAAATACCGTCCTGCTGAAACTCCGGTTTGTGCAGTTGAAAGCGGAACACTTCCAAACGAAAATGTTGTGTTTGGAACTTTAGGCGATATTGCAGATAAAAAAATCAATACTCCTGCCATTTTAATAATTGGGGATGTTGTAAATCTTTATCAGGATATTTACGATTATCAAAGGTGA
- the purQ gene encoding phosphoribosylformylglycinamidine synthase subunit PurQ has product MKIGVIRFPGTNCDRDVAQAIELAGLTPEYIWWSEENLTDYDGIVIPGGFSYGDYLRAGAMASITPVIDGIKALVKEEKPVLGICNGAQILGEIGLVPGIFITNEYPKFNCEWVELKVGTNRTPFTKAFKKDQIIKLPIAHAEGRFYTEDIDLLKDQDQIVLQFEGKNPNGSMEAITSVCDESGLVCAMMPHPERACEELFGSDDGLNFFKGFL; this is encoded by the coding sequence ATGAAAATTGGTGTAATTAGATTTCCAGGAACCAACTGTGACAGGGATGTCGCTCAGGCTATTGAATTGGCCGGCCTTACTCCTGAATACATTTGGTGGAGTGAAGAAAATCTGACTGACTATGACGGGATTGTCATTCCTGGAGGATTTTCATATGGAGATTACCTTAGAGCAGGTGCTATGGCTTCAATTACTCCGGTAATTGATGGAATCAAAGCATTGGTAAAAGAAGAAAAACCCGTTTTAGGAATTTGTAACGGTGCACAGATTTTAGGTGAAATAGGTCTTGTTCCGGGAATTTTTATTACAAACGAATATCCTAAGTTCAACTGTGAATGGGTTGAACTTAAAGTGGGAACAAACAGGACTCCATTTACCAAGGCATTTAAAAAAGACCAAATAATCAAGCTTCCTATCGCACATGCTGAAGGAAGATTCTATACTGAGGATATTGACTTGTTAAAAGACCAGGATCAGATAGTATTGCAGTTTGAAGGCAAAAATCCTAACGGTTCTATGGAAGCAATTACAAGTGTTTGTGATGAATCAGGTCTTGTCTGTGCGATGATGCCTCATCCCGAAAGAGCTTGTGAAGAATTATTTGGCTCTGATGATGGTTTGAACTTTTTTAAAGGATTCTTATAG
- the purS gene encoding phosphoribosylformylglycinamidine synthase subunit PurS — protein sequence MLFDIEVKISLKSGMLNPEATQVERSLDLLGYEVKNVKTVETIKFQMEGEDREAIRANVVDMCERLLCNPVIHDYKINVIPQNMACGK from the coding sequence ATGTTATTTGATATTGAAGTTAAAATTTCTCTTAAAAGCGGTATGTTAAACCCTGAAGCTACACAGGTTGAAAGGTCTCTTGATTTATTAGGTTACGAAGTTAAAAACGTTAAAACTGTTGAAACCATTAAATTCCAAATGGAAGGTGAGGACAGGGAAGCAATCAGAGCAAATGTAGTTGACATGTGTGAAAGATTACTTTGTAATCCTGTAATTCATGATTATAAAATCAATGTCATTCCACAGAATATGGCTTGCGGCAAATAA
- the purC gene encoding phosphoribosylaminoimidazolesuccinocarboxamide synthase, with the protein MDKKELINGGKVKSVFTTDNEDQVIIEFRDDITAGDGERKEVMNKKGAYNAIISAKIFKVLEENGIETQFIDLPEPNVMLAKKLEMIPIEVIVRNIATGSLVRKYPISEGTKLDPPIVQMDYKDDEYHDPMLNRSLIKALGIASDEEIDILVEKALKINEILTEFFADAGIILVDYKVEFGKDKDGNILLGDEISPDGCRLWDSETLEMLDKELFRKGKDDEVMEAYIEVYNRVIPDDEKFDF; encoded by the coding sequence ATGGACAAAAAAGAGTTAATTAACGGTGGAAAAGTAAAAAGTGTATTCACTACCGATAACGAAGATCAGGTCATTATCGAGTTTAGAGATGACATCACTGCTGGTGACGGTGAGAGAAAAGAGGTTATGAACAAAAAAGGAGCATACAATGCAATTATATCTGCTAAAATCTTTAAAGTTTTAGAAGAAAACGGCATTGAAACTCAATTTATTGACCTTCCCGAACCTAACGTAATGCTTGCAAAAAAACTTGAAATGATTCCAATCGAAGTTATTGTAAGAAATATAGCAACAGGAAGTTTGGTTCGCAAATACCCAATTTCAGAAGGAACCAAATTGGATCCCCCAATAGTTCAAATGGATTATAAGGATGATGAATATCATGACCCTATGCTTAATCGTTCCCTTATAAAGGCATTAGGAATAGCCAGCGACGAAGAAATTGATATTCTGGTTGAAAAGGCATTGAAAATCAATGAAATCCTGACAGAATTCTTTGCAGATGCCGGAATCATATTGGTTGATTACAAAGTCGAATTCGGTAAGGATAAAGATGGAAATATTCTTTTGGGTGATGAGATATCTCCTGACGGATGCAGATTATGGGACAGTGAAACACTGGAAATGTTGGACAAGGAATTATTTAGAAAAGGTAAAGACGACGAAGTTATGGAAGCTTACATAGAAGTGTATAACAGAGTCATTCCTGATGATGAAAAATTTGATTTTTAG
- a CDS encoding flagellar protein, FliL, which produces MKGFILVILCIIGALLIVGGAVAYSFMSELGVNMENMDSNTINNIKDKVIDVASSDSSSSSSDSQSGGSDIVSEIIKSNGQNGEGQYREVTYKDGGFRQYDTESGKLIGSSYQSDQGSLPNLE; this is translated from the coding sequence ATGAAAGGCTTTATTCTAGTCATATTATGTATTATTGGAGCATTGCTAATCGTTGGCGGTGCTGTAGCCTACTCTTTTATGAGTGAATTAGGTGTTAATATGGAAAATATGGATTCAAATACAATAAACAATATAAAAGATAAAGTAATTGATGTTGCATCTTCTGACAGCTCTAGTTCTTCATCCGACTCACAATCAGGCGGTAGCGACATTGTAAGTGAAATAATCAAGTCCAATGGCCAAAATGGTGAAGGACAATATCGTGAAGTGACCTACAAGGACGGTGGATTTAGACAATATGACACCGAATCAGGTAAACTTATAGGCTCTTCATACCAATCAGACCAAGGAAGTCTGCCTAATCTGGAATGA
- a CDS encoding sodium-dependent transporter: MADKNEWGSNLSFILAMIGSAVGLGNIWRYPYVLYSNGGGAFYIPYIVAIILMGIPFLILEYGVGYDFKSSFPKAIRKIHSNWEFLGWLLPVAVFMIMIYYSAILGWDGIYMILSFTKGWGANPDAFFATTLLQSSESISGLFHFIPLIAVAMLAGWVIIWFISHRDLEEGLGKVSKVLVPALFVIMVVIVGISLTLPGASIGLAELFNPDWSLLGHFEIWMAAFGQIVFSLSLGMSIAFTYASYTGEDADLITNTISIALANSLFENFAALGVFSILGYMSLQSGTAVADLVTQGTGLVFVVYPTVFNVLGQWAYVLGPLFFLTVYLAGLTSILSTIEPLSFSIQNKFGHSRSKTMTILIIFGAVVSMIYATSYGGSVLGYVDTFINQIALLLGIILECIIFAWIFNAEKLIGFLNARSKTIKLGKWWLVIVKFILPIFIAVVWIGGMIDVINNSTSDQLIFTVIVAAILLISTVIFTVLPAKSPDWDDVEERL, from the coding sequence ATGGCAGATAAAAACGAATGGGGCAGCAACCTTTCATTCATCCTTGCAATGATTGGTTCTGCAGTTGGACTTGGAAACATTTGGAGATATCCTTACGTGCTCTACTCTAACGGAGGAGGAGCATTCTACATTCCTTATATCGTAGCGATTATACTGATGGGAATTCCGTTTTTAATTCTGGAGTATGGTGTAGGATATGATTTTAAATCTTCTTTTCCAAAGGCGATTAGGAAGATTCACTCCAATTGGGAATTTTTAGGCTGGCTTTTGCCGGTTGCTGTATTTATGATTATGATTTATTACTCAGCTATTCTGGGCTGGGATGGAATTTACATGATTTTGAGTTTCACCAAGGGATGGGGTGCAAATCCTGATGCATTCTTTGCAACCACTCTTCTTCAGTCCTCTGAGTCAATTTCCGGTTTGTTCCATTTCATTCCTCTTATTGCTGTTGCAATGCTTGCAGGTTGGGTAATCATTTGGTTTATTTCACATCGTGACCTTGAAGAGGGTCTTGGAAAAGTATCTAAAGTTTTAGTGCCTGCATTATTCGTAATCATGGTTGTTATTGTAGGTATTTCTTTGACTTTGCCTGGTGCTTCAATTGGGCTTGCAGAGCTGTTTAACCCGGATTGGTCTTTGCTTGGCCACTTTGAAATATGGATGGCTGCATTTGGCCAGATTGTATTTTCATTGAGCCTTGGAATGTCAATCGCATTTACATATGCAAGTTATACTGGAGAAGATGCTGATTTGATTACAAATACAATCTCTATTGCTCTTGCAAATTCACTTTTTGAAAACTTTGCAGCTTTAGGTGTATTTTCAATTTTAGGATACATGTCTTTGCAGTCCGGAACTGCGGTGGCTGACCTTGTAACTCAGGGAACAGGTCTTGTATTTGTAGTATATCCTACAGTATTTAACGTATTGGGTCAGTGGGCTTACGTTTTAGGACCTCTGTTTTTCCTTACAGTTTATCTTGCAGGTCTTACAAGCATTCTATCAACAATTGAGCCGTTGTCCTTTTCAATTCAAAATAAATTCGGACATTCAAGGTCTAAAACAATGACTATTCTGATTATTTTCGGTGCAGTTGTATCAATGATTTATGCAACCTCATATGGAGGTTCTGTTCTTGGATATGTTGATACATTCATCAACCAGATTGCACTGCTTTTAGGCATTATTCTTGAGTGTATAATATTTGCATGGATATTCAACGCTGAAAAACTGATAGGCTTTTTAAATGCAAGATCCAAAACAATCAAACTGGGTAAATGGTGGCTTGTAATTGTCAAATTTATTCTTCCGATTTTCATTGCAGTCGTTTGGATTGGAGGAATGATTGATGTAATAAATAATTCAACATCTGACCAGCTGATATTTACTGTCATTGTAGCGGCAATTTTACTTATTTCAACTGTTATATTTACAGTATTGCCTGCTAAAAGCCCTGACTGGGATGATGTCGAAGAAAGACTTTAA
- a CDS encoding UPF0104 family protein, producing the protein MDKKSAIFIIVSFLILIVMFHFIGIENIIDALKTANLGLIALAIFIQVFTYFLYTLRWKLVNDAVNIKVSFRSLFPMMMVGLAVNNITPSGRGGGEPVRAYILSREEGYDLKDTFAGVVADRVLDTFPFIVLAAITLVAMLLYFEIPTWLVVVLLLAVIGILVVLGILVYLCINQSFGIRLEKFIFRIVNRFYKKSSEDLEKSIHENIFGFQKTMSMLILNKKLLYYTVPLSFLIWIFEILRVYIVFLAFGASLNVIVIGEVFILASLVGMIPLLPGGLGATDGLMIGLYSKAGASTSLVAPVTMIERLISFWMATIIGLVILPHYGSSVLEKRSIGSSVEELDKSISDEN; encoded by the coding sequence ATGGATAAAAAATCTGCTATTTTCATCATAGTTAGTTTTCTAATTTTGATAGTAATGTTCCATTTCATTGGAATTGAAAATATTATAGATGCTTTAAAAACCGCTAACTTAGGTTTAATAGCTCTAGCTATTTTTATACAGGTATTCACTTATTTTTTATACACTCTGCGTTGGAAACTGGTCAATGATGCGGTAAATATCAAGGTCAGCTTCAGAAGTCTTTTTCCTATGATGATGGTGGGGCTTGCGGTTAACAACATCACTCCTTCAGGCCGTGGAGGGGGAGAACCTGTCAGGGCTTATATTTTATCCAGGGAAGAGGGTTATGATTTGAAAGATACTTTTGCAGGTGTTGTGGCAGATAGGGTTTTGGATACATTCCCTTTTATTGTTCTTGCAGCGATAACCCTTGTGGCTATGCTTTTGTACTTTGAGATTCCCACCTGGCTGGTTGTTGTTTTGCTTTTGGCTGTAATCGGAATTCTTGTGGTTTTGGGAATTCTTGTCTATTTATGTATAAATCAGAGTTTTGGAATCCGCCTTGAAAAATTCATTTTCAGAATCGTTAACAGGTTCTATAAAAAAAGTTCCGAAGACCTGGAAAAAAGCATTCATGAAAACATCTTCGGTTTTCAGAAAACCATGTCTATGCTGATTTTAAACAAGAAGCTTTTGTATTATACTGTTCCTTTGTCCTTTTTGATTTGGATTTTTGAGATTTTAAGGGTATATATTGTATTTTTGGCATTCGGAGCTTCTTTGAATGTTATTGTCATTGGTGAAGTATTCATTCTTGCATCTCTTGTCGGTATGATTCCTTTACTTCCTGGAGGTCTTGGTGCAACTGACGGTTTGATGATTGGACTTTATTCAAAGGCAGGAGCTTCAACATCACTGGTAGCCCCTGTAACTATGATTGAAAGGTTGATTTCATTCTGGATGGCTACAATTATTGGACTTGTGATTTTACCTCACTACGGTTCATCTGTCTTGGAAAAAAGATCTATTGGTTCTTCTGTTGAAGAACTGGATAAATCCATCAGTGATGAAAACTGA
- a CDS encoding glycosyltransferase family 39 protein, translated as MDFKQHKNDIITISALTVILVTITLLLLNIDGKAGVYYVRDVFFYLNNALFYAGYDTGFNATKGLSPFIPMLTSLFFRMGFIYDFTIIVVSSVFYILSGIGIYFLFRLRFSEVLSFTGAMILATFPLVLVWVTKGMIDIPGMCISIWAVYFMRLSFKKDPKFSYLAFALVILGFFTRYTGVLMIPVLLIQYLLVDNPIEYIKENLKHIVIALCSGALVFAIFIGIYYYLDISLFFVSQGQGITQAQNTSNMLHYFTYYVNNIPIYLGSAKFIPYSLKPGVFLISEMEWIGGKPSRISYLFLVIMAIGFVLYMIKLFGKENRGILKHENKKLKFLVILICLIVFLATYTKISIIYSEIIASIALLALYYILNKTKMEYFTLDFVMFYWFMVNFLFFTYYSIKVDRYFIQMLPFFAYSIILSLDLIFEKFKNIKYMDKIKVIVPIGLICLILLCSCVYALSNSPHTYDNQMHDNFMTASFEEKDVCNWLMKYDSQYMNKTIWADRGGDMSFLLKKDVTSVEDISKQSNFTDKLKDNNITYYIANYNNTVGQPYTKLYQNGEVSLYHLGK; from the coding sequence ATGGATTTTAAACAGCATAAAAATGACATAATTACGATTTCAGCTTTAACAGTAATTTTAGTCACTATCACATTATTATTGCTCAATATCGATGGAAAAGCAGGAGTTTATTATGTAAGGGATGTTTTTTTCTATTTAAATAATGCTCTATTTTATGCAGGCTATGATACTGGATTTAATGCCACTAAAGGTTTGTCTCCATTTATTCCAATGCTGACCTCATTATTTTTCCGAATGGGATTCATATATGATTTTACAATAATTGTTGTAAGCAGTGTATTTTACATATTATCTGGAATAGGAATATATTTTTTATTCAGATTAAGGTTTAGTGAAGTTTTAAGTTTCACAGGAGCCATGATTCTGGCAACTTTTCCATTGGTTTTAGTTTGGGTTACTAAAGGAATGATTGATATTCCTGGGATGTGTATCTCGATTTGGGCTGTTTATTTCATGAGATTATCATTCAAAAAAGATCCAAAATTCTCATACCTTGCCTTTGCATTGGTTATTCTTGGCTTTTTTACAAGATATACTGGTGTTTTAATGATTCCTGTTTTGTTGATTCAATATCTTCTCGTTGATAATCCTATAGAATACATTAAAGAAAATTTAAAGCATATTGTCATAGCACTTTGTTCAGGAGCACTTGTTTTTGCAATTTTTATAGGGATTTACTATTATCTTGATATCAGTCTGTTTTTCGTATCTCAAGGACAGGGGATTACACAAGCTCAAAACACCTCAAATATGCTACATTACTTCACATACTATGTCAATAATATTCCGATTTATTTGGGCAGTGCTAAATTCATTCCTTATTCATTGAAACCAGGTGTATTCTTAATATCTGAAATGGAGTGGATTGGGGGTAAGCCTTCTAGAATATCTTACCTATTTTTAGTAATTATGGCTATTGGATTTGTGTTGTACATGATAAAACTGTTCGGCAAGGAAAATAGAGGGATTTTAAAACATGAAAATAAAAAATTAAAATTTTTGGTGATTTTAATATGTTTAATAGTATTTTTAGCAACATATACAAAGATATCAATTATTTACTCTGAAATTATTGCTTCAATCGCTTTGCTGGCTTTATATTATATATTAAACAAGACAAAAATGGAGTATTTTACTTTGGATTTTGTAATGTTTTACTGGTTCATGGTTAATTTCCTCTTTTTTACCTATTACAGTATCAAAGTGGACAGGTACTTTATTCAAATGCTGCCGTTCTTTGCATATTCAATAATCCTGTCTCTTGATTTAATATTTGAAAAGTTCAAAAATATAAAATACATGGATAAAATTAAGGTAATTGTACCTATAGGATTGATATGCTTAATTTTATTGTGTTCATGTGTTTATGCACTTTCAAATTCTCCACATACCTATGATAATCAAATGCATGACAATTTCATGACAGCATCTTTTGAAGAAAAAGATGTGTGCAATTGGCTTATGAAATACGACTCTCAGTATATGAATAAAACAATTTGGGCCGACCGTGGTGGAGACATGTCCTTTTTATTAAAAAAAGATGTTACTTCGGTTGAAGATATTTCAAAACAAAGTAATTTTACAGATAAATTAAAGGATAATAATATTACTTATTATATTGCAAATTATAATAATACTGTTGGACAGCCTTATACTAAGCTGTATCAAAATGGTGAAGTATCGTTATATCATTTAGGAAAATAA
- a CDS encoding DUF4422 domain-containing protein: MIKESSSINSKGFKNSMSVFVLTHKKFDCPNEEIYIPLLNGSVNYNDDFGYLRDDSGDNISDLNNYYAEMTGEYWAWKNSDADIIGFCHYRRYFAKNITLNILKKEDIEEILTDYDIIMPNKVRMGMTNVDDIKKTRKYLDYGPYIEDYCKLRNVLEKDYPEYLPFYDEMLNEKECYWFNMFICKKELADDYFEWVFDILKKMESEIDFEKYPENQRRILGFLSERLINVYIKKNQLKVKEKPILISDRKIPLIYVIGFRFSIVIPLFKFFTQVKYEFLKKNKK, from the coding sequence ATGATAAAAGAGAGTAGCTCAATTAATTCAAAAGGATTTAAAAATTCAATGTCTGTTTTTGTTTTAACACATAAAAAATTTGATTGTCCTAATGAGGAAATTTATATTCCTTTATTAAATGGTAGTGTAAATTACAATGATGATTTTGGCTATTTGAGAGATGATTCCGGTGATAACATTTCAGATTTAAACAATTACTATGCTGAAATGACTGGTGAATATTGGGCTTGGAAAAATTCAGATGCAGATATAATTGGATTTTGCCATTATAGAAGATATTTTGCCAAAAATATTACATTAAATATACTTAAAAAGGAAGATATTGAAGAAATATTAACTGATTATGATATTATCATGCCAAATAAAGTTCGTATGGGTATGACAAATGTTGATGACATTAAAAAGACAAGAAAATATCTTGATTATGGTCCTTATATTGAAGATTATTGCAAATTAAGAAATGTTTTAGAAAAGGATTATCCGGAATATCTTCCATTTTATGATGAAATGCTAAATGAAAAGGAATGTTACTGGTTTAACATGTTTATTTGTAAAAAAGAATTGGCAGATGATTATTTCGAATGGGTTTTTGATATTTTAAAAAAGATGGAGTCTGAAATTGATTTTGAAAAATATCCTGAAAATCAAAGAAGGATTTTAGGATTTTTGTCTGAAAGATTAATTAATGTTTACATTAAAAAAAATCAGTTAAAAGTTAAAGAAAAACCTATTTTAATTAGTGACCGTAAAATTCCATTGATTTATGTAATTGGTTTTAGATTTTCAATTGTTATTCCATTATTTAAGTTTTTTACTCAAGTCAAATATGAATTTTTGAAAAAGAATAAAAAATAG